From Daucus carota subsp. sativus chromosome 6, DH1 v3.0, whole genome shotgun sequence:
AAGATCTCTAAGAGGATGTCCAGTAGAATTTTCTATAATACGACGCATCATAGAGACTCCAGGATGACCTAATCTTTCATGCCAAAGGGTAAATGGATTTGGATCAATGAGTTTGGAAGCAATGACATTGTGTGACTCAATGGTTCTGATTTTCATCATATATAATCCTGAGGAAAGTGAGTGAAActtttctaagattttcttGTTGCTAGAATTAGCAGAAGTAATAAGGAGATATTCTTTACCAGCCTCAGAAGTGGTTTCAATGTGAAATCCGTTAAGTCTGATATCCTTAAAACTAAGAAGATTTCTAGTGGACTTACTAGAAAATAATGCATTTGGAATATGTAGGTGTGTACCATTAGGTAAGACGAAACTAGCTTTACCAAAACCTTCGATTATATTAGATACGCTAGAAATCGTTCCAACTTGAGCTTCAGATTTGATTATATGGGTAAAGTATTTTCGATTCTGTAGAATCGTATGAGTTGTACCACAATCAGCAATGCATATATCTTCAGTTGCCATTCTGtatgtaattaaaaaacataatttatttgataagAACATAACACATTACATAGATCAAATAAAGCACACAGTACACACTAGTAACTATAGTAATTCGGACCATTAATGCTCATTCCTCCGGTTGCtaataattttatgaaactAATCCTCAGCCTCCCACATGGGAGTTTCGTTATACTCATTAGGACCATTAACGCTTATTCCCCCGGTTGATATTATAAGAGAATCATCTAAGTTGTTGGCGAAATTTGTTTCCACCATTTTTCCTTTCGATCTTTTAGACGACTGATATAAATCAACAAGATGTTGTGGGATATAACAATTACGTGACCAATGCCCCTCcattccacacttgtgacataAATTGTCAGTTTTCCCTCCTTGTGGTGCCTTTCTTTTGCTCTGTGTTTCAGGTTGCCACTTCTGGTGACCAGAGCTATTATAAGGACGAAAATGCCCACGACCACGGCCTCGTCCACGGTAGCGACCATGGCCTCGTCCACCTCTATGCCCTTTTCCACGTACATTCTGCTGGAATGTCGTGTTATTTACTTCTGGTAAAGGGGCAGATCCCGTTGGACGGGATTGATGATTCTTAATCACCAATTCATGATTCTGCTCGGCAACAAGGAGGGTTGAAAGGAGATCCCCAAACTTAGCAAACTTGCGCTCCCTGTACATCTCGGCTAAGTTGATATTATTGGGATGAAAAGTAGATAATGTTTTATCGATCTTTCTTTTCTCAGTAACAACCTCACCACACATCATGAGCCTAGAACTTATCTTGAATAGGGCAGAGCTATATGCCCGAACACTCTTAAAATCTTGAAGCCTTAGATTAGCCCAATCATTTTCAGCTGCAGGTAGATAAACTAGTTTCTGATGATCAAACCTATCCTTTAGATTTTCCCATAAAATAAAGGGATCCTCGACTTCTAGGTACTCAGATTTTAAATCTTCATGCATGTGGTGTCGGAGAAAAATAATAGAGGTAAAGTTTTCTTCGACCGTGGATGTGTTTTCTGCCTTTATTGTGTTGCTTAATTTCTTTGAACCCAAGTGCAACTTTACATCTTGTACCCACGATAAATAATTCTCCCCAGAAATGTCCAACGCAATGAACGACAAGTTTGTAAGATTTGTCATTATAATCTGAATTTAACTGCAAAATTATTAACTTAAACTATCAatgtaaatatcatataaaatcctACTGAATCTGGTGCATTAACAAGTAAGCAATAATAAATGTGTACATCATTATTATCATCGATATTATGAATAgatctatatataaaatgacGAATGGATTTTCACCCGCCATACGGACGTCTGCGTATACAGGTTATCTCCaaccaataatatatttaagtggAAAATCCTGCATAAGTTAGTTAGGCACAAAACAATTATTATCTGATAGGCAgacaatttataaattaaggtTCCCACTATATTTCGGTATTACCCAAAATTATATGGTACCGTAAATAGGCGGTGCTCCGGCCATATGTAGTTAAAATATTAGTAGAGGGTGTAACCACGTCTACTCcggttatatataaattattagtagAGGGTATAACCAcgtctacttatatatatgtacatttaaataaaattataccttCTCAGTTCCGGCAGGGcttcgtgctgataacgtgttgtaATATACTAGCTTTTATATTTAGAGAGCTGATgctataataataattagagCAGAAAGAGAGCAGAGAGAATTCAAGAGCTGATGGATTTGTATTGCTCGGTGCCTTTTCTTCATTCAGCTTGCATCCTATTTATAGCAAAGGAAAAGTAACAAGTAATAAATGCAATGCAGTAATTCTTCATGTCTATGCCATAGCTCAACTATTAGAACATTGACCACATGTCAATCACTATTTATAACAACGAGAAAGCAGTTGGAAGTTTCTCTTTACAACTTCTACCTCTTTACCTAACACTTTAacaacttataattattaatttacttaTCATTTTtacttcacttctttattttaaataaaatatcacttttttcaAGCTAACATAGACGGTCCCAAAATACTAACATCCCAAAAAATCACAACCCTCCCCAAACAAACAAATCAACTGATTGACTTACAAGAATGTGATGATCATTTCTACACTATTAAAAACAGATTTTCACAAACTTAGGCTTCCGTTGCTTTGTTACAGTATTTTGCTCTTATAAAGGCCCAATCTATAAGAGATGCGTTTGCCCACTAAAATTCACAACATAATTGCAACAAGCCCAAAATATTCTAAGCTAACCCTGCCCTGCTATGGACTCTGCGAGTCTGTACAGTCTCTGTCCCAATAATGATATATACTTGTCATTTTAACAGAAGTTTGTGACTCATGAGGTTTGGGCTTTTGTAGATTAAAGAAAAAACAAGTACTCTATTAATTTTGTTTGGGTTTATCCGGTTTTCTGTCTCTTGGTGGTTTGGCGGTGTTCACCAGTGTGATAATATGAAGTTAAATTTTGATGCAATCATTAATTCGATCTGGTCAATTAATCTCGTAGCGTACAATATGTTTTTTCccgatatttaaaatttgatggattattataaaaatttaaataatatattacataaactaatacatcaaatattattaaaacatcCGATTTTTGTCTCCGATAATTTTTGATCATCTCATTAATTCCGATTAGCATCTTCACTGGCTAATTCAATTCTCGATTTTTAGGATCATGGTGtaataagaatattatatatcattaaatattgatagatgCATGCGTATTGTCTCCATTTGTCCGTTCTCCGTTGAGTTGGATTAATGAGCAGCCATGTAAAATTGTCACAGAAGAAAGAATGGGTTTGCGCAGTCACAGAAAAGCACTATCATCATCAGCTAAGAAACCGACGGGGCTATAAAATTATGTACacgcaaaaaataataatgtcaGTGTCTCCATATGTATAGTTATtgagagagcgagagaggggagagggagagggagagggagagggagagggagagagagagagagagattatgtGGATTTGCagttcaaaaattaaatctggGAGGACCACAATGTTGCAGGAAATTGTCTGCAGCCGATTAAAACAGCCAACTACTAATCATACGGACTACTTGcacctctctctttctctctataAATAGCTGTAGGTGACACGTACACTCAGCTCATCACCGATCTGTACATACAAGCTGACTATAATCCACATAACATGCACATTTCGTTGTTTTTCGCAAAGGACAAAGGCCATAATTAACAATTATTAAAGTTAAGTTTAAAGTTTATGCGCTGATTTTGTCCCAAATGCACAAGATTGATGCATTCATTTCCTGTGAAAGCCCATACATAATATGATCCAATGATATGTCGCTCATGTCGAGGGTTTGAACCTATACTATAACGTGGACTCTCATTATAAGATGTTGAGAATTTAAACtttgttaaagataaaatatttagtACGTTTTTCTTGTGGTACGTGTATGCAAATGATTAACCTCGATGAACCCGACCAATCTAGCTAGTACTTCCCACAAGAGTACAAAGCTCTCTCCCCTTCCCCACACCCAAGTAATAATTCAATATCTCTCAGCAGCTTCTCCTCGCTTTTCTCCTTTTTAGCGTTCTTCAGGGTAGTTTGCTGCACAAGAGCCTCCTAGCTAGCTAGCTCCCACTTATCTGTTTTTCTTTCATGGAGAAGAATGACAAGGAGACGCGTGACTTCATGAGCGTAGAATCGTTCTCTCAGTTGCCCTTCACCCGCCCTAAACTGCTTAAAGAAAAGGGTATCAGGCTCTTCGGCAAGGAATTCGGTGGCGATCCAGATTTGGACTCTGTCGAAACAAATGCTGAGAAAGTAATCAAGGAATCTGAAAATGGCGAAAGTGGTCGAAAATTTGAGTGCCACTATTGTTTCAGAAACTTCCCAACTTCTCAGGCCTTAGGGGGGCATCAAAACGCTCACAAAAGAGAGCGCCAAAACGCCAAGAGGGCTGCTATGGGCTACGACATATATCCACAGACGCATTCTTTCGGCATCAACTATCATCGCTTCGCTTCGGGTTCAGATAATTCCCAAGTCAGTACTTATAACCAGTATCCTTGGAACAGCAACAGTTCAGTTTATAACAGGTTTTACGGCAGTTATGGCGCCTATAATCACGCGCAGACACCACCAATCCACGGCAGTCCTTTGTCATTGTGGCGAAACCCGTCCACAAACAATGTTCCCAGACTGAATAATCATGATCAATATCTGACGACAAATTCATCGCTTCTCTATTCAAATATTGATCGCCTGCAGCCATCAAGAAACGAAAGCTCTAGCTCACAAAACCGGTATGTTTATCAATCTAGTAAAATGAAGGATCATGTGAGTTTAGACCTTCATCTATAAAAATGTCATACTTTCAACTGTGAAATAATCtcgattatatatatctttacaaTTACTCGCCCAGATGTGAAATAACATGAGTTGATTCAATATGTTATTTACCGTGATATCAGAACTCAGAAACAGTGCCGATATTATACAACACacagacatatatacatactttACTCCAGAGCTTAAATCGAATTCTGCAGGACGCCAGTACATAAACAAAAATGTTAGTTTTGCAGTTGCATGTAGAAGAAATGCCTCTTACTTGTCCTTTTAGAggtaaatttcaaattatgctagcTTACTCATTCATGTGAGAAGTAAATATCACAACAAAAACTAGTTTATACAGATTGCTGCATTTCACTTGACACTATGATATCACCTTACACAGAAAACATGCACAATTAGCCaactatataattttcttttcgaATTAATCCTAGGACATTTAGCTTAGCATTGTATTCTCGCAACAGATATCCAATATTACGAAACCTCATATCGAACGGAATTAATCATAAGCTAATATTAGGTATCGACAACTTATAAAACGAACAAATCAAATGTCAGATTATATATTGGTAATGACATTAACTCTTATAATGTATTATCCACCGCGTCCAACAGAAGAAAAAAGTCATATCTAGTGCACAAAACTCCCGAATCATCAAAAGGTCGTATCCAGCGTCATTATATCCTAGGGTTTAACCCTAAATAGATTCAAGGTTAAAAGGGGATTACCTAGCTAGCTATACATAATTAACATGTTTTTCATCTCAGATGCAAATTTTATCAGGAGATTGAGGTGTTGATAACTAAGTTGTGTACGAACAACATATGAATGGAGTAGGAACGAACAAGTCTCGGAAAATCGAGTTTTGAATAGGATGCATAACATTATTGGAAAGATATTTAATGGTTCCATGGCTTCAAATGTCAAAACAAACCACCAGAAAGAGATGTGTCGGTAAATCTAGTGGGACTTGAAAGGAACTTATGAAGACATACATGGTAGTTGTGTGGTTAAAGTATAACCAGATTCACTTTTCTACTTTGTACCATAGAATTATGTATGCATGTGGGAATACTCTTACTTCTGTAGAGCCGGCCAAACGGGCCGAACCGTTCGAACCGGCACGCCCCGAACCGTGTTTTTAACCGCCCGAAACCGTATAAACACGGGCCGGTTCGAAAACCGCATGAACCGAAACTGAGTACGGGCCGAACACGGGTTTAGAATCGAGGAACCGAACCGTAACCGGCCCGAAACCGCTTTAACCCGCTTGAACCGCACAGGCTGGAACCGCTTAACCGCGGTTTGAACCGCGAACCGCAAAACCGCGGTTTAACCGTGGAAGTCTACACCGCAATCTGtatctaatttatatttaaataaattagcctgatttaaattttaaatattaagtttatatttacgtaaattaaattttatttaaaaatgtcattttataattaaattattaaacactctactaacttatattttaaaatcttataaatcATCACCACTTACGAGTTacgaacttataagttatattaaactgattttgatataataattttatgttatattatatactataaaataagaaatttttcacttttgttatattaaaattgatttagatataataattatttattatattacatactattaaataagatatttttaattttgtgataaaaaaatatttagctgGGCGGAACCAGACCGCTGGAACCGCTTGAACCGCGGAACCGGCCCGTGTTTCGCTTTCCAATTCAAAACTTGTCCCGTGGCCGTATGAAATGATCGCTACTTCCACTACCACTCTGCCAGTCCACTTGACACAACAACAAGAAGACAACAGGCAACAGTGCAACACTACACTGGAACCGTGACCGAACCGTGAACCGCGGTTCACGGTTCCTTTCGCTTTATCCGTCTTTTAATACACTCGATttttaaaagtatatattttaatacactcgatattatatattttattttttaattttaaactaaatgttaacgatcataaatattattttaaaatttttaattaaattaatattgagATTCTCCATTtccattatattatattagaaaaatatagaagtttatattttaaacgaaataaaaaatttatattttagtaaaaagtttctattttaatacactcgatatttatattttattttttgttttatatgaaaacataaaagtttatattttaaaatgaaattgaaacttttaaaaaagtaaaatttaatttataaaaatttgttggGTTAAACTTAGTAACCGTTAGAATTCGAACCGCGAACCGCCTGAACCGCCCGAACCGTATAACCCGTATAACCCGTGTAAACCGTGTTATACGGTTATGGTTTTAGTTTTCTGgagcccggcccggcccggcccggacCGCCAATCTTGGCGTGCCGGTTACGGTTTCACCGGCGACGGTCCGAAAACCGcctgaaccggcccgaaccgcccCGGCCCGCCCGTTTGGCCGCTCTACTTCTGAAGTATCCAATATTCATGAGGGGCCAAGCTTTCTTTGAAAAACTCCGTCGGGCTGATTAATAATTCCAACTTAAATGT
This genomic window contains:
- the LOC108226671 gene encoding zinc finger protein GIS — translated: MEKNDKETRDFMSVESFSQLPFTRPKLLKEKGIRLFGKEFGGDPDLDSVETNAEKVIKESENGESGRKFECHYCFRNFPTSQALGGHQNAHKRERQNAKRAAMGYDIYPQTHSFGINYHRFASGSDNSQVSTYNQYPWNSNSSVYNRFYGSYGAYNHAQTPPIHGSPLSLWRNPSTNNVPRLNNHDQYLTTNSSLLYSNIDRLQPSRNESSSSQNRYVYQSSKMKDHVSLDLHL
- the LOC108226376 gene encoding uncharacterized protein LOC108226376, whose translation is MTNLTNLSFIALDISGENYLSWVQDVKLHLGSKKLSNTIKAENTSTVEENFTSIIFLRHHMHEDLKSEYLEVEDPFILWENLKDRFDHQKLVYLPAAENDWANLRLQDFKSVRAYSSALFKISSRLMMCGEVVTEKRKIDKTLSTFHPNNINLAEMYRERKFAKFGDLLSTLLVAEQNHELVIKNHQSRPTGSAPLPEVNNTTFQQNVRGKGHRGGRGHGRYRGRGRGRGHFRPYNSSGHQKWQPETQSKRKAPQGGKTDNLCHKCGMEGHWSRNCYIPQHLVDLYQSSKRSKGKMVETNFANNLDDSLIISTGGISVNGPNEYNETPMWEAED